In a single window of the Rhizobiaceae bacterium genome:
- a CDS encoding GNAT family N-acetyltransferase yields the protein MKTLTIDIRRAELRDAEAIADAHQAAWLGTYSGIIPHRALISMVNRRGPQWWAHAIRNATSILVVDVGGEIAGYATLGRSRARQLRQEGEIYELYLRPEYQGVGLGSRLFKEARRRLSQHGLKGLVVWALEDNANAVSFYEGSGGRDVAEGVEVFEQKALKKVGFVWD from the coding sequence ATGAAGACTCTAACCATAGACATAAGACGCGCGGAACTGCGCGATGCCGAGGCGATTGCGGATGCCCATCAGGCCGCATGGCTTGGAACCTATAGCGGCATTATCCCGCACCGGGCGTTGATCTCGATGGTCAACCGGCGCGGCCCGCAATGGTGGGCGCATGCGATACGAAATGCGACCTCCATCCTCGTCGTCGATGTCGGCGGTGAAATTGCCGGTTATGCAACGCTGGGGCGCAGCCGCGCCCGGCAATTGCGGCAGGAAGGCGAAATCTATGAGCTTTACCTGAGGCCGGAATATCAGGGCGTGGGCCTTGGATCGCGGCTTTTCAAGGAAGCGCGTCGCCGTCTTTCCCAGCACGGGCTCAAGGGTCTTGTCGTGTGGGCGCTCGAAGACAACGCCAATGCCGTTTCCTTCTATGAGGGGTCTGGCGGGCGCGATGTCGCCGAAGGCGTCGAGGTGTTCGAGCAAAAGGCCCTCAAGAAGGTCGGCTTCGTCTGGGACTGA
- a CDS encoding carbohydrate ABC transporter permease, which translates to MVGDGPRGARPRRILSSRNIVIYGTLFVVAFYYLVPLYVMVVTSLKGMPEIRLGNIFSPPMEITFEPWVKAWATACTGLNCDGLSRGFWNSVIITVPSVVASIAIASVNGYALANWRFRGADIFFTILIVGAFIPYQVMIYPIVIILREMGLYGSLWGLIIVHSIFGMPILTLLFRNYFTSLPQELFKAARVDGAGFWQIFLRIMLPMSMPIFVVAIILQVTGIWNDFLFGVVYTRPDTYPMTVQLNNIVNSVQGVKEYNVNMAATILTGLVPLLIYFASGKLFVRGIAAGAVKG; encoded by the coding sequence ATGGTCGGGGACGGTCCGCGCGGTGCGCGTCCGAGGCGCATCCTGTCGTCGCGCAACATCGTCATCTACGGAACGCTGTTCGTCGTCGCGTTCTACTACCTCGTCCCGCTCTATGTGATGGTCGTGACCTCGCTGAAGGGCATGCCGGAAATCCGGCTCGGCAACATCTTCTCGCCGCCGATGGAAATAACCTTCGAACCGTGGGTCAAGGCGTGGGCCACGGCGTGCACAGGCCTGAACTGCGACGGGCTTTCGCGGGGCTTCTGGAACTCGGTCATCATCACCGTGCCGTCGGTGGTCGCCTCCATTGCGATTGCATCCGTCAATGGCTATGCGCTCGCCAACTGGCGGTTCAGAGGTGCAGACATCTTTTTCACGATACTGATCGTCGGCGCGTTCATTCCCTATCAGGTGATGATCTATCCCATCGTCATCATCCTGCGTGAGATGGGTCTCTACGGCAGCCTGTGGGGACTGATTATCGTGCATTCGATCTTCGGCATGCCGATCCTGACGCTGCTGTTCAGGAACTATTTCACCTCGCTGCCGCAGGAATTGTTCAAGGCCGCACGCGTCGACGGGGCAGGGTTCTGGCAGATTTTCCTGCGCATCATGCTGCCGATGTCGATGCCGATATTCGTCGTCGCCATCATCCTGCAGGTGACCGGCATCTGGAACGATTTCCTTTTCGGTGTGGTCTACACTCGGCCCGACACCTATCCCATGACGGTGCAGCTCAACAACATCGTCAACTCGGTGCAGGGCGTGAAGGAATACAACGTCAACATGGCCGCGACGATCCTGACCGGACTTGTCCCGCTCCTGATCTATTTCGCATCCGGCAAGCTGTTCGTGCGCGGCATTGCCGCTGGTGCGGTCAAGGGATAG
- the ppa gene encoding inorganic diphosphatase produces the protein MRIEAIATGNNPPEDVNVIIEVPIGGEPIKYEMDKAAGTLVVDRFLYTSMRYPGNYGFVPHTLSGDGDPIDVLVCNTRELVPGCVINVRPIGVLIMEDNAGQDEKVLAVPSLHLTKRYERVRNYTDLPPITLDQVAHFFEHYKDLEPGKWVKIGGWHDADYAKKMIVEAVERYKAES, from the coding sequence ATGCGTATCGAAGCCATAGCCACCGGAAACAACCCGCCGGAAGATGTGAACGTTATAATCGAGGTTCCGATCGGCGGCGAACCCATCAAGTATGAAATGGACAAGGCGGCGGGGACGCTTGTCGTCGACCGCTTCCTCTACACATCCATGCGCTATCCGGGAAATTACGGCTTCGTACCGCACACGCTGTCGGGCGACGGCGACCCCATCGACGTTCTGGTGTGCAACACCCGCGAGCTTGTGCCGGGCTGCGTCATCAATGTGCGGCCAATCGGCGTTCTCATCATGGAAGACAATGCGGGACAGGACGAGAAAGTGCTGGCCGTGCCGTCGCTGCACCTCACCAAGCGCTATGAGCGGGTCCGCAACTACACAGATCTCCCCCCGATCACGCTCGATCAGGTCGCGCATTTCTTCGAACATTACAAGGATCTGGAGCCCGGCAAATGGGTGAAGATCGGCGGCTGGCACGATGCGGACTACGCCAAGAAAATGATCGTCGAGGCGGTCGAGCGCTACAAGGCCGAATCCTGA
- a CDS encoding YgcG family protein, with protein sequence MLACAPAGSLAAEIPPLTGRVVDDAHMLDAATEQALTAKLQAFEAKSSDQVVVATIDNLDGEAIEPYANRLFRAWKLGQAGENNGVLLLVAKDDRKMRIEVGYGLEGTLTDLHSSLIIQDMVPYFRNGDFNGGISQAVDGIVKVLEGQGAELEARAKRNERDASEPMDVVFGLFILLWVTLFFGSILMAILPRMFGEQIAPGRYRWLGMEFNYARHARRGRGRDWTTGGWSGGGGGWSSGGGGWSGGGGFSGGGGSSGGGGASGGW encoded by the coding sequence ATGCTTGCCTGCGCACCGGCGGGGTCGCTTGCGGCGGAGATACCGCCGCTTACCGGGCGCGTCGTGGACGATGCGCATATGCTCGACGCCGCCACGGAGCAGGCGCTGACGGCGAAGCTGCAGGCGTTCGAGGCGAAATCCAGCGATCAGGTCGTCGTCGCGACCATCGACAATCTCGACGGCGAGGCCATCGAACCCTATGCGAACCGCCTGTTCCGGGCATGGAAACTCGGCCAGGCGGGCGAGAACAACGGCGTGCTCCTGCTGGTGGCCAAGGACGACCGCAAGATGCGCATCGAGGTCGGCTACGGGCTGGAAGGCACGCTGACCGACCTGCATTCCAGCCTCATCATACAGGACATGGTGCCCTATTTCCGCAACGGAGATTTCAACGGCGGAATCTCGCAGGCGGTCGACGGCATCGTGAAGGTGCTCGAAGGGCAGGGTGCGGAACTGGAGGCGCGCGCCAAGCGCAACGAACGCGATGCGTCCGAGCCGATGGATGTGGTGTTCGGGCTTTTCATCCTGCTCTGGGTGACCCTGTTCTTCGGAAGCATACTGATGGCGATCCTGCCGCGCATGTTCGGCGAGCAGATCGCGCCGGGGCGCTATCGCTGGCTGGGCATGGAGTTCAACTATGCCCGCCATGCGCGGCGCGGCCGTGGGCGCGACTGGACCACGGGCGGCTGGAGCGGCGGCGGTGGAGGCTGGTCGTCAGGAGGCGGCGGCTGGTCGGGTGGCGGTGGTTTTTCAGGCGGTGGCGGCTCCTCCGGTGGCGGCGGCGCGTCGGGGGGCTGGTGA
- a CDS encoding LemA family protein: MSITDFRVQRPRSILSILLVLLLAPLLSACGYNTIPTAEENAKAAWSEVLNQYQRRADLIPNLVETVKGYAAHEADTLQAVVEARAKATQVTVNADKLTDPDAFRQFQENQAGLTSALGRLLAVAENYPDLKANQNFLALQAQLEGTENRIAVARRDYIQAVRAFNLTLSTFPSMIWDKLWFHRQPFQNFTVEQDKMEVPKVDFGTQPQAQPSGG; the protein is encoded by the coding sequence ATGTCGATCACCGATTTCCGCGTCCAGCGTCCGCGCTCTATCCTGTCGATCCTGCTGGTCCTGTTGCTTGCGCCGCTTCTGTCGGCCTGCGGCTACAACACCATCCCGACGGCGGAGGAGAATGCCAAGGCAGCGTGGAGCGAAGTCCTCAACCAGTATCAGCGCCGCGCCGACCTCATTCCCAATCTCGTCGAAACGGTCAAAGGCTACGCCGCCCACGAGGCGGACACCTTGCAGGCCGTCGTCGAGGCGCGCGCCAAGGCGACGCAGGTGACGGTGAATGCCGACAAGCTGACCGATCCCGATGCCTTCCGGCAGTTCCAGGAGAACCAGGCCGGGCTGACGAGCGCGCTCGGTCGTCTGCTCGCGGTCGCGGAGAACTACCCCGACCTCAAGGCGAATCAGAACTTCCTCGCGCTTCAGGCCCAGCTTGAAGGAACCGAAAACCGCATCGCGGTGGCCCGCCGCGACTATATCCAGGCCGTTCGCGCCTTCAACCTGACCCTTTCCACCTTCCCGTCGATGATCTGGGACAAGCTCTGGTTCCACAGGCAGCCGTTCCAGAATTTCACTGTCGAACAGGACAAGATGGAAGTGCCGAAGGTCGATTTCGGCACGCAGCCGCAGGCGCAGCCTTCGGGCGGCTGA
- a CDS encoding LacI family transcriptional regulator, which yields MESYDVEKRARVQAGARPTLKTIAFMTGLGVTTVSRALKNAPEIGLETRNRVQLVARQIGYRPNRAGVRLRTGKTNVISLILDTQESVGGFVSDIVYGVSEQLAQTPYHLILTPYSRDNDPMEPVRYVVETGSADGIIISRTEPNDPRVRYMAEHRFPFATHGRTAINPSHPFHDFDNALFGRIAVERLAELGKKRLALLGPCPSLSYAQHTRDGFTQGLSAAGIAEAPFFQVSTDSTMEEIQAAVTDLVSRPQRPDGFVSSAGGAAFSIVAGIEAAGLQLGRDIDIVSKQSFRLLHVFRPQINVVNEDFRLAGRNLARAVMGAIDGAPLDTLQTMELPEDVQQAAGPLNGVQDSAL from the coding sequence ATGGAATCCTACGACGTCGAAAAAAGAGCACGGGTGCAGGCCGGCGCCCGCCCGACGCTGAAAACCATCGCCTTCATGACGGGATTGGGCGTGACCACCGTTTCGCGAGCACTCAAGAACGCGCCGGAGATCGGGCTGGAGACGCGCAACCGCGTTCAACTGGTGGCGCGCCAGATCGGTTACCGCCCAAACCGTGCGGGGGTTCGCCTGCGGACCGGCAAGACCAATGTGATCAGCCTTATTCTCGACACGCAGGAATCCGTGGGCGGCTTCGTGTCCGACATTGTCTACGGCGTGTCGGAGCAACTCGCGCAGACACCCTATCACCTGATTCTCACGCCCTATTCGCGTGACAATGATCCGATGGAGCCGGTGCGCTATGTCGTCGAGACGGGGTCCGCCGACGGCATCATCATTTCGCGGACCGAACCCAACGATCCGCGCGTCCGCTACATGGCGGAACATCGCTTTCCCTTCGCGACGCACGGACGCACTGCGATCAACCCTTCGCATCCGTTCCACGATTTCGATAACGCGCTTTTCGGCAGGATCGCGGTCGAGCGGCTTGCGGAACTCGGCAAGAAGCGGCTTGCCCTGCTGGGTCCCTGCCCTTCGCTCTCCTATGCGCAGCACACCCGCGACGGCTTTACGCAGGGCCTGTCGGCAGCCGGAATCGCGGAGGCTCCCTTCTTCCAGGTCTCGACGGATTCGACGATGGAAGAAATTCAGGCGGCGGTGACGGACCTCGTCAGCCGCCCGCAGCGCCCCGACGGCTTCGTCTCAAGCGCGGGAGGTGCGGCATTTTCCATCGTCGCGGGCATCGAAGCGGCCGGCCTGCAGCTTGGCCGCGATATCGATATCGTTTCCAAGCAATCGTTCAGGCTGCTGCACGTCTTTCGTCCCCAGATCAACGTCGTCAACGAGGATTTCAGACTTGCCGGACGGAACCTCGCCCGCGCGGTGATGGGCGCGATCGACGGCGCGCCGCTGGACACGCTCCAGACGATGGAACTGCCGGAAGACGTCCAGCAGGCCGCCGGTCCTCTAAACGGGGTTCAGGATTCGGCCTTGTAG
- a CDS encoding sugar ABC transporter permease, translated as MSTDGIGRERRPSGLLRNLSAKIASIPMVLTALVVFAGGTAWTVLYSFTNSRLLPRANFVGFDQYVRLWAAPRWTTAVENLAIYGVLMLVFSVLIGFVLAALMDQKIRFEDTFRTIFLYPFALSFIVTGLVWQWLLNPDFGVQAVVRSLGWTSFTFDPLYDQRIVIYGIVIAALWQGTGLVMCLMLAGLRGIDEDIWKAARVDGIPTWRTYVQIIVPMMRPVFVTTLVIIAASIVKVYDLVVAQTSGGPGIASEVPAKYVYDYMFHAQNLGQGFAASSMMLLSVIIIVVPWAYLEFGGRDRG; from the coding sequence ATGTCGACCGATGGCATCGGGCGTGAACGCCGGCCTTCAGGGCTGCTGCGCAATCTGAGCGCGAAGATTGCGTCGATCCCCATGGTCCTTACCGCGCTGGTGGTCTTTGCCGGCGGCACGGCATGGACCGTCCTCTATTCCTTCACCAATTCGCGCCTGCTGCCGCGCGCCAATTTCGTCGGCTTCGATCAATATGTGCGGCTGTGGGCCGCCCCGCGCTGGACGACGGCGGTCGAGAACCTGGCCATCTACGGCGTGCTGATGCTGGTTTTCTCGGTGCTGATCGGCTTTGTCCTGGCCGCGCTCATGGATCAGAAAATCCGCTTTGAGGATACGTTCAGGACGATCTTCCTCTATCCCTTCGCGCTGTCCTTCATTGTCACTGGGCTGGTCTGGCAATGGCTGCTCAATCCCGATTTCGGAGTGCAGGCGGTGGTGCGCTCGCTCGGCTGGACGAGCTTCACCTTTGACCCGCTCTACGACCAGCGTATCGTCATCTATGGCATTGTCATCGCCGCCCTGTGGCAGGGAACAGGACTTGTGATGTGCCTCATGCTGGCGGGCCTGCGCGGCATCGACGAAGACATATGGAAGGCCGCGCGCGTCGATGGAATTCCAACCTGGCGAACCTACGTCCAGATAATCGTGCCGATGATGCGGCCCGTGTTCGTCACCACACTGGTTATCATCGCGGCCTCCATCGTGAAGGTCTATGACCTCGTCGTCGCGCAGACCAGCGGCGGTCCGGGCATCGCCTCCGAAGTGCCCGCCAAATATGTCTACGACTACATGTTCCATGCGCAGAATCTCGGGCAGGGCTTCGCGGCCTCCTCGATGATGCTGCTGTCGGTCATCATCATCGTCGTGCCCTGGGCCTATCTCGAATTCGGAGGGCGGGATCGTGGCTGA
- the ugpC gene encoding sn-glycerol-3-phosphate ABC transporter ATP-binding protein UgpC, with amino-acid sequence MKSNGASVSVRDLRLSYGSLEVLKTLNLDVAHGEFLVLLGPSGCGKSTLLNCIAGLLDITDGQIFIKGKNVTWLEPKDRDIGMVFQSYALYPQMTVEKNLSFGLRVAGMPKDQIAERIRRASQMLQIEPLLQRKPAALSGGQRQRVAIGRALVRDVEVFLFDEPLSNLDAKLRSELRVEIKRLHQRLENTMIYVTHDQVEAMTLADRIAVMRGGVIQQLDEPQRIYNRPVNRFVAGFLGSPGMNFLSGSIGEDAAAFHVGDVSIPLGRYAFERQPSPRSDAVLGIRPEHVLVSGAAVGQPFSKEVRVEIVEPMGADTLVWTKLGGSNFAFRVEAEKQVRPGDLTRIAFDPARASMFGADDNRL; translated from the coding sequence ATGAAGTCAAATGGCGCCAGCGTTTCGGTTCGCGACCTTCGCCTCAGCTACGGCAGCCTGGAAGTGCTGAAGACGCTCAATCTCGATGTCGCGCATGGGGAATTCCTCGTGCTGCTCGGTCCCTCCGGCTGCGGCAAGTCCACGCTGCTCAATTGCATTGCCGGCCTGCTCGACATCACAGACGGCCAGATATTCATCAAGGGAAAGAACGTAACCTGGCTCGAACCGAAAGACCGGGACATCGGCATGGTGTTCCAGTCTTATGCGCTCTATCCGCAGATGACGGTGGAGAAGAACCTGTCCTTCGGCCTGCGCGTGGCCGGAATGCCGAAGGACCAGATCGCGGAGCGCATCAGGCGCGCGTCGCAGATGCTGCAGATCGAGCCGCTTCTTCAACGCAAGCCCGCGGCCCTTTCCGGCGGACAGCGCCAGCGCGTGGCCATCGGCCGGGCGCTGGTGCGCGATGTCGAGGTTTTTCTGTTCGACGAGCCGTTGAGCAATCTGGATGCCAAGCTGCGTTCGGAACTGCGCGTCGAAATCAAGCGGCTGCACCAGCGGCTGGAAAACACGATGATCTATGTCACGCATGACCAGGTCGAGGCGATGACTCTTGCCGACCGGATCGCCGTCATGCGCGGCGGCGTCATCCAGCAGCTCGACGAGCCGCAGCGCATCTACAACCGACCGGTCAACCGCTTCGTGGCGGGATTCCTCGGCTCACCCGGAATGAACTTCCTGTCGGGATCGATCGGCGAGGACGCAGCCGCCTTCCACGTCGGCGATGTCTCGATCCCCCTGGGCCGCTATGCCTTCGAACGGCAGCCCTCGCCGCGTTCTGACGCTGTGCTGGGGATCCGTCCCGAGCATGTTCTGGTGAGCGGCGCGGCTGTCGGCCAGCCGTTTAGCAAGGAAGTGAGGGTCGAGATCGTCGAGCCGATGGGCGCCGACACGCTGGTCTGGACCAAGCTCGGAGGCAGCAATTTCGCCTTTCGCGTCGAGGCCGAAAAGCAGGTCAGGCCGGGCGATCTGACGCGCATCGCGTTCGATCCCGCGCGGGCCTCGATGTTCGGCGCCGACGACAATCGCCTATGA
- a CDS encoding sugar phosphate isomerase/epimerase codes for MDWSYQLYSSRNHTPWPDVLKGLAKAGYKRVEGFGAVYDDPKGFRAELKKNGLTMPTAHFSIELLEKDFAKVESVAKALGVKLIVCPYLVPEARPKSRKGWEQFVARLGKIAKQSANAGFDFAWHNHDFEFRLLPDGSSPMRHILDGSPTIGWEIDVAWIIRGGIDPAPWIAAYGPRIAAVHVKDIATAGTNIEQDGWSDVGHGEVDWKGLYKLLRSKTKARHYIMEHDNPPDAARFAKRSIATVRKF; via the coding sequence ATGGACTGGTCCTATCAACTCTATTCTTCCCGCAACCACACGCCCTGGCCGGATGTGCTGAAAGGGCTTGCCAAGGCCGGCTACAAGCGCGTCGAGGGGTTTGGCGCGGTCTATGACGATCCCAAGGGGTTCCGCGCCGAACTCAAGAAGAACGGGCTCACAATGCCGACGGCGCATTTCTCCATCGAGTTGCTGGAGAAGGATTTCGCAAAGGTCGAATCCGTCGCGAAGGCTCTGGGCGTGAAGTTGATCGTCTGTCCCTATCTCGTGCCGGAAGCCAGGCCGAAATCCCGCAAGGGATGGGAGCAGTTCGTCGCGCGCCTCGGCAAGATCGCCAAGCAGTCGGCGAATGCGGGTTTCGACTTCGCTTGGCACAACCATGATTTCGAGTTCCGCCTGCTGCCGGACGGCTCCTCGCCCATGCGGCATATTCTGGACGGATCGCCGACCATCGGATGGGAAATCGACGTCGCCTGGATCATCCGGGGAGGCATCGACCCGGCTCCCTGGATCGCCGCCTACGGCCCGCGCATCGCGGCCGTGCATGTCAAGGACATCGCGACGGCGGGGACCAATATCGAGCAGGACGGCTGGTCGGATGTCGGCCATGGCGAGGTCGACTGGAAAGGGCTCTACAAATTGCTCAGGTCGAAAACCAAGGCGCGCCACTACATCATGGAGCACGACAACCCCCCGGATGCCGCGCGGTTCGCAAAGCGGTCGATAGCCACTGTCAGGAAGTTTTGA
- a CDS encoding TPM domain-containing protein: MTARAITSEEHHRVARAISEAEHRTSGEIYCVVARRSSSYFYAASFMVFIALLIVSLGAALALEMGWFTLRLPVFVAAQILATASALLLIAFFPRFRLMLVPRRLQFMRSHENAVKQFLARNVHMTAERTGVLIFVSLAERYAEVVADSGINAEVSQDEWDNVIRELVDHARKDEIAEGFVTAIGMVGALLARHFPPKAVNPNELDDHLVEI; the protein is encoded by the coding sequence ATGACGGCGCGGGCTATCACGAGTGAAGAACATCACAGGGTCGCCCGCGCGATCTCCGAGGCCGAGCACCGCACGAGCGGCGAAATCTACTGCGTCGTCGCTCGACGTTCGAGCAGCTATTTCTACGCGGCCTCCTTCATGGTGTTCATCGCCCTGCTGATCGTCAGCCTTGGCGCGGCGCTCGCGCTTGAGATGGGGTGGTTTACGTTGCGCCTGCCCGTTTTCGTGGCCGCGCAAATTCTCGCGACCGCATCCGCCCTCCTGCTGATCGCTTTCTTCCCACGTTTCAGGCTTATGCTGGTGCCACGCCGCCTGCAGTTCATGCGCTCGCACGAAAACGCCGTGAAGCAGTTCCTCGCCCGCAACGTGCATATGACGGCGGAGCGCACGGGCGTGCTCATCTTCGTTTCGCTGGCCGAGCGCTATGCGGAAGTCGTGGCCGACAGCGGCATCAACGCCGAGGTCAGCCAGGACGAATGGGACAATGTCATCCGCGAACTGGTCGATCATGCGCGCAAGGATGAGATTGCCGAAGGCTTCGTCACCGCCATCGGAATGGTGGGCGCACTTTTGGCGCGGCACTTTCCACCAAAAGCTGTGAATCCGAATGAGCTGGATGATCATTTGGTAGAGATCTAG
- a CDS encoding ABC transporter substrate-binding protein: MRYRFLTAACMAATACGYAGFASATDLEVTHWWTSGGEAAAVQELAKAFDATGNKWVDGAIAGSGGTARPIMISRITGGDPMGATQFNHGRQAEELVEAGLMRDFTDLAAKEKWTEIIRPKSLLDSCTIDGKIYCVPVNIHSWQWLWLSNAAFESAGVPVPKNWDEFVAAAPKLEEKGIVPLAVGGQPWQSSGAFDVMLSALGGKDLFLKVYQDKDAEAAAGPEMAKVFKAADDARKMAKNTNVQDWNQATNMVITGKAGGQIMGDWAQGEFQIAGKVAGKDYTCLPGLGVTEMIATGGDAFYFPLQKDEAKAAAQEVLATTLLDPKTQVAFNLKKGSLPVRGDVDLNAANDCMKKGLDILAKGNVIPWTDQLLSQDTQKQKEDLMAEFFSNPNLTVEDAQKRFADIIGSAD; this comes from the coding sequence ATGCGTTATAGGTTTTTGACGGCTGCCTGCATGGCAGCCACCGCCTGTGGATATGCAGGCTTTGCATCCGCGACCGATCTCGAAGTGACGCACTGGTGGACATCCGGCGGCGAGGCTGCCGCAGTTCAGGAACTGGCGAAAGCCTTCGATGCGACGGGCAACAAATGGGTTGACGGCGCAATCGCCGGATCGGGCGGAACCGCCCGGCCGATCATGATCAGCCGCATTACGGGCGGCGATCCAATGGGCGCAACGCAGTTCAATCATGGCCGGCAGGCCGAGGAGCTTGTCGAAGCCGGGCTGATGCGCGATTTCACCGACCTCGCGGCAAAGGAAAAATGGACGGAGATCATCCGGCCAAAGAGCCTGCTCGACAGTTGCACCATTGACGGCAAGATCTATTGCGTTCCGGTCAATATCCATTCCTGGCAATGGCTGTGGCTGTCCAATGCCGCATTCGAATCAGCGGGCGTGCCCGTCCCGAAGAACTGGGACGAGTTTGTCGCTGCCGCGCCCAAGCTTGAGGAAAAAGGCATCGTGCCGCTCGCGGTCGGCGGGCAGCCGTGGCAGTCATCCGGCGCGTTCGACGTGATGCTGTCGGCGCTGGGCGGCAAGGACCTGTTCCTGAAGGTCTATCAGGACAAGGACGCGGAAGCCGCGGCGGGTCCTGAAATGGCCAAGGTGTTCAAGGCCGCCGACGATGCGCGCAAAATGGCCAAGAACACAAATGTGCAGGACTGGAACCAGGCCACCAATATGGTCATCACCGGCAAGGCCGGGGGGCAGATCATGGGTGACTGGGCGCAGGGCGAATTCCAGATCGCGGGCAAGGTGGCCGGGAAGGACTATACCTGCCTTCCGGGCCTCGGCGTGACAGAGATGATCGCCACCGGCGGCGACGCATTCTATTTCCCGCTCCAGAAGGACGAGGCGAAGGCTGCCGCGCAGGAGGTGCTGGCGACGACGCTTCTCGACCCGAAGACGCAGGTCGCATTCAACCTAAAGAAGGGTTCGCTGCCGGTGCGCGGCGACGTTGATCTGAATGCGGCAAACGATTGCATGAAGAAGGGCCTCGACATTCTCGCCAAGGGCAATGTCATTCCCTGGACCGACCAGCTGCTTTCGCAGGACACGCAAAAGCAGAAGGAGGACCTGATGGCCGAATTCTTCTCCAATCCGAACCTCACGGTCGAGGACGCCCAGAAGCGGTTCGCGGACATCATCGGCTCCGCCGACTGA
- the pdxY gene encoding pyridoxal kinase PdxY, producing the protein MSQPGSEPTQASAKTVIVISSHVARGSVGNRAAVFALESLGFPVWAIPTVILPWHPGHGRATRIVPPDAEFAAMLKDLESSPWLGEVAGVLSGYLGDEGQVGAVASLVSAVRKKNPNALYVCDPVMGDLGGLYVKQGLAERIRDELLPLADIATPNRYELAWMTGRDLSELRATMEAATEAGPQTMLVTSAPAMMKGFTGNLLLSGTEAWLAEHRIIENPPNGLGDLTGAVFLARLLGGQNLQKALQTTTASVFEILARTARRGGDELQLETDSQSLSHPMAMVQMRRLSLPGKDRRA; encoded by the coding sequence ATGTCCCAACCCGGAAGCGAGCCGACGCAGGCGTCCGCAAAGACGGTGATCGTGATTTCGAGCCATGTCGCTCGCGGATCGGTGGGCAACCGCGCCGCCGTCTTTGCGCTGGAATCGCTGGGATTCCCGGTCTGGGCGATCCCGACCGTCATCCTGCCCTGGCATCCCGGCCACGGGCGCGCCACCCGAATCGTCCCGCCGGACGCGGAATTCGCGGCGATGCTCAAGGACCTCGAATCCTCGCCCTGGCTTGGCGAGGTGGCGGGCGTGCTGTCCGGCTATCTGGGCGACGAGGGACAGGTCGGCGCAGTCGCATCGCTTGTCTCCGCCGTGCGCAAGAAAAACCCGAACGCGCTCTATGTCTGCGACCCGGTGATGGGCGATCTGGGTGGGCTTTATGTCAAGCAGGGCCTCGCAGAACGCATCCGCGACGAACTGCTGCCGCTTGCCGACATCGCGACGCCCAACCGCTACGAGTTGGCATGGATGACGGGGCGCGACCTGTCGGAACTGCGCGCGACCATGGAGGCCGCCACCGAAGCTGGTCCCCAGACGATGCTGGTCACATCCGCGCCCGCGATGATGAAGGGCTTTACCGGTAATCTTCTGCTGTCAGGAACGGAAGCATGGCTTGCGGAGCATCGGATCATCGAGAACCCGCCGAATGGACTCGGCGACCTGACCGGCGCGGTCTTTCTTGCCAGGCTGCTCGGCGGACAGAACCTGCAAAAGGCCCTGCAAACGACGACCGCTTCCGTTTTCGAGATTCTGGCGCGCACCGCACGTCGCGGCGGCGACGAACTGCAACTGGAAACGGATTCGCAAAGCCTGTCGCATCCGATGGCAATGGTGCAGATGCGCCGCCTGTCCCTGCCCGGCAAGGATCGGCGCGCATAG